The following proteins are encoded in a genomic region of Zea mays cultivar B73 chromosome 9, Zm-B73-REFERENCE-NAM-5.0, whole genome shotgun sequence:
- the LOC103638875 gene encoding protein ABERRANT PANICLE ORGANIZATION 1, which yields MMHQHHPHHLPRFHSPLSSSSEAVDMDPRVWGRLPQPLVDRVLACLPTPSFLRLRATCRRFCSLIYSSPFLHSHLLLSPHLPFFAFAVPSAGYLLLLDPTRQAPSWSRLPLPLPAPGAGQGFSPAAASAGLLAFLSDASGHKTLLLANPITRLLAPLPLCPTARLSPTVGLAAGPTSFIAVIAGDDLVSPFAVKNISADTFVADAASVPPSGFWAPSSILPRLSSLDPRAGMAFASGRFYCMSSSPFAVLVFDVAANVWSKVQPPMRRFLRSPALVEFGGGREREARVALVSAVEKSRLSVPRSVRMWTLRGGGHGVAGGSSGSGAWTEVARMPADVHAHFAAAEGGRGFECAAHGDFVVLAPRGPASPVLVFDSRRDEWRWAPPCPYNPYVGGIAAGGPGFRVFAYEPRLATPAIGLLDATAPAAFLHGMQG from the exons ATGATGCACCAGCACCACCCTCACCACCTTCCGCGCTTCCACTCGCCGTTGTCCTCCTCATCTGAGGCGGTGGACATGGATCCCCGCGTGTGGGGCCGGCTGCCGCAGCCGCTGGTGGATCGCGTGCTGGCGTGCCTACCGACGCCGTCCTTCCTCCGCCTCCGGGCCACCTGCCGCCGCTTCTGCAGCCTCATCTACTCGTCGCCGTTCCTCCATTCCCACCTCCTCCTCTCCCCGCACCTCCCCTTCTTCGCCTTCGCGGTCCCTTCTGCGGGGTACCTCCTCCTGCTCGACCCCACCAGGCAGGCGCCTTCCTGGTCCCGCCTCCCGCTGCCGCTGCCCGCTCCCGGCGCTGGCCAAGGGTTCTCCCCGGCGGCCGCGTCGGCGGGCCTGCTGGCGTTCCTGTCGGACGCGTCCGGCCACAAGACGCTGCTCCTCGCCAACCCCATCACGCGCCTCCTCGCGCCGCTGCCGCTCTGCCCCACAGCGCGCCTCTCTCCCACTGTCGGCCTCGCCGCGGGACCCACCTCTTTCATCGCCGTCATTGCCGGCGATGACCTTGTGTCCCCCTTCGCGGTCAAGAACATCTCCGCGGACACATTCGTCGCCGATGCCGCCTCCGTCCCGCCCTCCGGTTTCTGGGCCCCAAGTTCCATCCTGCCCCGCCTCTCCTCCCTCGACCCCCGCGCCGGCATGGCTTTCGCGTCCGGAAG GTTCTACTGCATGAGCTCGTCGCCGTTCGCGGTGCTTGTGTTCGACGTGGCGGCCAACGTCTGGAGCAAGGTGCAGCCGCCGATGAGGAGGTTCCTGCGGTCGCCGGCGCTCGTGGAGTTCGGCGGCGGGAGGGAGCGCGAGGCGAGGGTGGCGCTGGTCTCCGCCGTCGAGAAGAGCCGCCTCAGCGTGCCACGGAGCGTGCGCATGTGGACGCTGCGCGGCGGAGGGCACGGAGTCGCCGGCGGAAGCAGCGGCAGCGGGGCGTGGACCGAAGTGGCGCGGATGCCAGCTGACGTGCACGCGCATTTTgcggcggccgagggcgggcgcgggTTCGAGTGCGCAGCGCACGGCGACTTCGTGGTGCTGGCGCCACGCGGGCCCGCGAGCCCCGTGCTCGTGTTCGACTCGCGCCGCGACGAGTGGCGCTGGGCGCCGCCGTGCCCGTATAATCCGTACGTCGGGGGGATCGCCGCGGGAGGCCCGGGGTTCAGGGTGTTCGCTTACGAACCCCGCCTGGCTACGCCGGCCATCGGTCTCCTGGATGCCACGGCGCCGGCGGCGTTTTTGCATGGGATGCAGGGCTAG